A single genomic interval of Bacillus sp. es.036 harbors:
- a CDS encoding GrpB family protein translates to MRKVEVQEFKEIWRELFLLEARKIEQVFGDNMIEIHHIGSTAVEGLKAKPVIDLLPVVNDLILVDQKNPEMKKLGYEALGENGLTGRRFFRKGGDQRSHHVHLYEKGNPDIDRHLAFRDYLIAHPEDRLRYGEKKAKLAERYPTDMEAYIMGKNSLVKEIEMKALDWYVSK, encoded by the coding sequence GTGAGAAAAGTGGAAGTGCAGGAATTTAAAGAGATCTGGCGTGAACTTTTTTTGTTAGAAGCGAGAAAGATCGAGCAAGTGTTTGGCGATAATATGATCGAAATTCATCATATTGGTAGCACGGCAGTTGAAGGGTTGAAAGCGAAGCCAGTGATTGATCTATTGCCTGTCGTGAACGATCTTATATTAGTCGATCAAAAAAATCCTGAGATGAAAAAGCTTGGCTACGAAGCGCTTGGTGAAAATGGATTGACTGGGCGCCGCTTCTTTCGAAAGGGTGGGGATCAGCGGTCACATCATGTTCATCTTTATGAAAAAGGAAACCCGGATATTGATCGGCATCTGGCCTTTCGGGATTATTTAATCGCGCATCCCGAAGACCGATTACGCTATGGTGAGAAAAAGGCTAAGCTAGCTGAACGTTATCCTACTGATATGGAAGCTTATATCATGGGAAAGAATTCACTTGTAAAAGAAATAGAAATGAAAGCACTCGATTGGTATGTATCAAAATAA
- a CDS encoding iron chelate uptake ABC transporter family permease subunit, protein MSKRMKNSLLFVLSLLLISAFLLFDLGGNVGYILPRRAIKIVAIIVTGSAIAFSTVIFQTITNNRILTPSIIGLDSLYMLIQTFIIFLFGSMNILILNKNINFLLSVVLMMMFASLLFKLLFRKEGQNIYFLLLIGLIFGTLFGSLSSFMEMLIDPNEFQVVQDRMFASFNNVNTDVLLISIAAFVIVLIYAWKYIKYLDVLSLGRDHAVNLGVDYDYIVKRLLIVISILVSVSTALVGPITFLGLLVVNVAHEFLRTYRHSYIISGSIFLSVIALVGGQLIVERVFTFSTSISVIINFIGGVYFIYLLLKERKS, encoded by the coding sequence ATGTCTAAACGTATGAAAAACAGTCTCCTTTTTGTGCTCAGTCTACTGCTCATTAGCGCGTTTCTATTGTTCGACTTGGGAGGAAATGTAGGCTATATTTTGCCGAGGCGTGCGATTAAAATTGTGGCTATTATTGTAACAGGAAGTGCCATTGCATTCTCTACGGTTATCTTTCAAACAATCACAAATAACCGAATTCTAACACCTAGCATTATTGGACTTGATTCTCTTTATATGCTGATCCAGACCTTCATTATTTTCTTATTTGGATCAATGAACATTCTTATCCTGAATAAGAACATCAATTTTCTTCTATCAGTAGTTTTGATGATGATGTTTGCAAGTCTATTATTTAAGCTCCTTTTTCGAAAAGAAGGACAAAATATCTACTTCCTGCTTTTAATTGGCTTAATATTCGGCACGTTGTTTGGTAGTCTCTCCTCGTTTATGGAAATGCTTATTGATCCGAATGAATTCCAGGTTGTACAGGATCGAATGTTTGCGAGCTTCAATAATGTGAACACAGATGTCCTGCTGATCTCGATTGCTGCTTTCGTCATTGTATTGATCTATGCCTGGAAATACATCAAGTATTTGGACGTGCTTTCACTAGGGCGTGATCACGCTGTGAATCTTGGCGTTGATTATGATTACATCGTGAAGCGATTGTTGATTGTCATTTCAATCCTTGTTTCGGTATCAACCGCATTAGTTGGACCCATTACATTTCTCGGATTGCTCGTAGTGAATGTGGCACATGAGTTTCTTAGAACGTATCGACATAGCTATATAATTTCAGGTTCTATCTTTCTTAGTGTCATTGCTTTAGTTGGAGGACAGCTGATCGTCGAACGCGTATTTACGTTCTCAACATCGATTAGCGTCATCATTAATTTTATTGGCGGCGTGTACTTTATTTACCTTCTACTTAAGGAGAGAAAATCATGA
- a CDS encoding ABC transporter permease produces the protein MKKRYIISVFILLSFISLFIGVKSMSPLEVFKLTDEQSQVFWISRVPRLVSIIIAGASMSICGLIMQQLSRNKFVSPTTAGTMDAARLGILVSLILFSSASLMQKMMISFLFALAGTFLFMKVLDRVKYKDAIFIPLVGLMFGNVIGSVTTFFAYKYDLMQSIGSWLQGDFSVVIKGQYELLYISVPGLIIAYIYANRFTIAGMGEDFSVNLGLKYKQIVNIGLVIVALVTTIVMLTVGAIPFLGLIIPNIVSIMMGDNLKANLFPTAMMGAVFVLICDILGRVIIYPYEISIGLMVGVIGSVLFIYLLLRRRAYV, from the coding sequence ATGAAAAAAAGGTATATAATCAGTGTATTTATTTTATTATCATTTATATCCCTGTTTATCGGGGTGAAAAGCATGTCGCCACTCGAGGTGTTTAAGCTTACGGATGAACAGAGTCAGGTGTTTTGGATTAGCCGTGTTCCAAGACTCGTCAGTATAATTATCGCTGGGGCAAGTATGAGTATTTGTGGACTTATTATGCAGCAGCTTAGTCGAAATAAGTTTGTCTCTCCAACAACGGCAGGGACGATGGATGCTGCTAGACTTGGGATTCTCGTTTCTCTTATTTTGTTTTCCTCTGCAAGCTTAATGCAAAAAATGATGATTTCGTTTTTGTTTGCTTTAGCAGGTACGTTCCTTTTCATGAAGGTGCTCGACCGAGTGAAATATAAAGATGCTATTTTCATTCCTTTAGTTGGCTTGATGTTCGGGAATGTGATCGGATCAGTGACCACGTTTTTCGCATATAAATACGATTTAATGCAGAGTATTGGATCGTGGCTGCAGGGCGATTTTTCTGTCGTAATAAAAGGACAGTATGAACTATTATACATAAGCGTTCCAGGTCTTATCATCGCCTATATTTACGCCAATCGATTTACGATTGCTGGAATGGGAGAAGATTTCTCGGTAAACCTTGGCTTAAAGTATAAACAGATTGTTAACATCGGTCTCGTTATCGTTGCTTTGGTGACAACCATTGTCATGTTAACAGTAGGAGCCATTCCGTTTCTCGGTTTAATAATCCCTAATATCGTCTCGATCATGATGGGGGATAACCTGAAAGCTAATCTGTTTCCAACTGCCATGATGGGGGCTGTATTTGTGTTAATCTGCGATATCCTTGGACGAGTGATTATTTATCCCTATGAGATATCCATTGGTCTTATGGTCGGCGTCATTGGAAGTGTTTTATTTATTTACTTGTTGTTAAGGAGAAGAGCTTATGTCTAA
- a CDS encoding iron ABC transporter ATP-binding protein, translating to MIEIKNVSKSYGKKKVVQNVSLTVQKGTITSFIGPNGAGKSTLISMVSRLLSCDEGEIFIDGNNVTKTKSNELAKKISILKQANELNVRLKVRELVSFGRFPYSQGRLTKEDWAYVDEAIRYMELEEIQDQFIDHLSGGQKQRAFIAMVIAQNTEYIILDEPLNNLDMKHSVQIMKVLRRLADELGKTVLIVIHDINFASVYSDQIVALKNGSLIREGRTEEMIMTEVLQEIYDMHIPIEQYGAHRIGIYFS from the coding sequence ATGATTGAAATTAAAAATGTCTCAAAATCATACGGTAAGAAAAAAGTCGTTCAGAACGTCTCGCTCACCGTTCAAAAAGGTACCATTACTTCTTTTATTGGTCCAAATGGTGCAGGGAAAAGTACGCTTATTTCAATGGTGAGTCGCTTGCTTTCATGCGATGAAGGAGAGATCTTCATTGATGGGAATAACGTCACAAAAACCAAAAGCAATGAGCTCGCAAAGAAAATATCCATATTAAAACAAGCCAATGAGTTAAACGTTCGGCTCAAGGTGCGGGAATTGGTTTCATTTGGCCGTTTTCCTTATTCACAGGGCCGGCTGACGAAAGAGGACTGGGCGTATGTAGATGAAGCGATTCGCTATATGGAGCTAGAAGAAATCCAAGATCAATTTATTGACCATTTAAGCGGTGGCCAGAAGCAGCGGGCTTTTATAGCGATGGTGATCGCTCAGAATACGGAATACATCATTCTTGATGAGCCGTTAAATAATCTTGATATGAAGCATTCTGTTCAAATTATGAAGGTATTAAGACGCCTGGCTGATGAATTGGGGAAAACCGTCTTAATTGTGATTCATGATATTAACTTTGCATCGGTTTATTCAGACCAAATAGTTGCGCTTAAAAATGGATCGCTAATAAGAGAAGGGCGAACCGAAGAGATGATTATGACAGAAGTTCTGCAAGAAATTTATGATATGCATATACCGATTGAGCAGTATGGTGCTCATCGAATTGGCATTTATTTCTCATAA
- a CDS encoding LTA synthase family protein yields MIFFGYAIYLLLAILKFVLFSFYTNTAFPLQFLLMNLAGMLLLSSWTLLIQWKKRRWIWLTLLFLHSLLLISDLWYYRYFEDMLSVSLLSQMLQMSDVGGGFMALIRFQDFFLFADVVIFLLILFFTRKKTYEVTKKKRKITAGVTFLIGIVLFATPLTYSAVKDDQWLVTHSISDMRDYYQLGFWGYHGVDLWRGVVRVFDADDDLTATQQKMLEKNASENTEGSPKKPNILLIQLESFQGSLIGQKINGKELTPNLNQLKEETLYFSSFYHQTHEGRTSDAEFITNTSLYPLKSGSVYTRFPENEFGSLPELLKENGYDTAAMHAYDKGFWNRDKVYENIGFNHFFSNKDYPNKKKIGMALNDKNFLTTSIEHMETLKEPYFAFMVALTSHTPYEIPKDERELDLSGYEDPMLKRYYQTINYVDQAVGLMIDELKQKGMWEDSLIIFYGDHDSGLTNEGSEMRKEANVESAVDAFELDRQVPLFIKQPNDSSGQVVKENGGQIDIAPTILDVLNMDMPYMMGRSLLDDESNLTAFRDGSFRYKDYYYEADLTEEAGNGTCYNVSSEKKVAFDNCKDQIEKVAEQLRLSDDIIEKNGLEKGNE; encoded by the coding sequence ATGATATTTTTCGGTTATGCTATCTATTTACTTTTAGCCATTCTAAAATTTGTGCTATTTAGCTTCTATACCAATACGGCTTTTCCATTGCAGTTTCTTCTTATGAACCTTGCCGGCATGTTACTTTTATCAAGCTGGACACTTCTCATTCAATGGAAGAAACGCCGCTGGATATGGCTCACGCTTTTGTTTCTACATAGTCTACTTTTAATATCCGATCTCTGGTACTACCGCTATTTTGAAGATATGCTCTCTGTTTCTCTTCTTTCTCAGATGCTTCAGATGAGCGATGTGGGCGGAGGATTTATGGCGCTCATCCGTTTTCAAGACTTTTTCCTTTTCGCTGATGTGGTGATTTTTCTTTTGATCCTCTTTTTCACGAGAAAGAAGACGTATGAAGTAACAAAGAAGAAACGGAAAATAACGGCAGGCGTTACATTTCTTATCGGGATCGTTCTGTTTGCGACACCGTTAACCTATAGCGCTGTTAAAGATGACCAATGGCTAGTGACGCACTCCATTTCAGATATGCGTGATTATTACCAGCTTGGCTTCTGGGGCTATCACGGCGTTGATCTTTGGCGAGGTGTGGTCAGAGTTTTTGATGCTGATGATGATTTAACCGCGACACAACAAAAAATGCTCGAGAAAAATGCTTCAGAAAACACAGAAGGTTCTCCTAAGAAACCAAATATCCTTTTGATTCAATTGGAATCGTTCCAAGGGTCACTAATTGGACAGAAAATCAACGGCAAAGAGCTTACTCCCAATTTAAATCAGTTAAAAGAAGAAACGCTATACTTCTCTTCGTTCTATCATCAAACGCATGAAGGAAGAACGTCTGATGCTGAATTTATAACAAATACGTCGCTCTATCCATTGAAATCCGGCTCCGTTTATACACGTTTTCCAGAAAATGAATTCGGGTCATTACCGGAGTTACTGAAAGAAAATGGCTACGACACAGCGGCCATGCATGCGTATGACAAAGGATTTTGGAACCGTGATAAAGTGTATGAGAACATTGGATTCAATCACTTCTTTAGCAACAAAGACTATCCGAACAAGAAAAAAATCGGCATGGCTTTGAACGATAAAAACTTTCTCACTACATCAATAGAACATATGGAAACGTTAAAAGAACCTTACTTTGCGTTTATGGTGGCATTAACGAGCCATACGCCGTATGAGATACCTAAAGATGAGAGAGAACTTGATTTATCAGGATATGAGGACCCAATGTTAAAACGATATTATCAAACAATTAATTATGTCGATCAGGCTGTCGGATTAATGATTGATGAGTTGAAACAGAAAGGAATGTGGGAAGATTCCCTTATCATTTTCTACGGTGACCATGATAGCGGCCTGACGAACGAAGGCAGCGAGATGAGAAAGGAAGCCAATGTTGAAAGTGCTGTAGATGCGTTTGAACTTGATCGTCAGGTGCCACTTTTTATAAAGCAACCGAATGACAGTAGTGGGCAGGTTGTAAAAGAAAATGGTGGGCAAATTGACATCGCTCCAACGATCCTGGACGTATTAAATATGGATATGCCTTATATGATGGGGAGATCTCTTCTTGATGACGAATCCAATTTAACCGCATTTCGAGATGGGTCTTTCCGCTATAAAGATTATTATTACGAAGCTGATTTAACAGAAGAAGCTGGAAACGGCACGTGCTATAACGTTTCTAGTGAAAAGAAAGTAGCGTTTGATAACTGTAAAGATCAAATCGAAAAGGTAGCAGAGCAACTTCGCCTTTCTGATGATATTATTGAGAAGAATGGTCTTGAAAAAGGTAACGAGTAG
- a CDS encoding DUF3189 family protein gives MIYIYHDYGGTHTTSIAAAFHLHLLKPSSLPLTSEEVLNVPFFNKLTKKDEGRLIFHGKDSDGHKVYTIGKKSSKLIVPALYDMTMMLFGHFQVEDQVILSNTSPTVPFVMSIGGGLSRGLGIDALGVPLLIKGAKKCSPLIYDLVEHTKKQANQTTEKVLLLDNKHFKV, from the coding sequence ATGATTTACATTTACCATGACTACGGTGGCACACACACCACCTCCATTGCAGCCGCTTTTCATTTACACCTTTTAAAGCCCTCTTCTCTTCCATTAACGAGTGAAGAGGTGCTTAACGTGCCTTTTTTTAACAAACTAACGAAAAAGGATGAGGGACGGCTTATTTTTCACGGTAAGGATTCAGATGGCCATAAAGTCTACACAATCGGTAAAAAATCGTCGAAACTGATTGTGCCCGCCCTATACGATATGACGATGATGCTTTTTGGTCATTTTCAAGTAGAAGATCAAGTTATCCTCTCAAATACGTCACCAACCGTACCGTTCGTTATGTCAATAGGAGGCGGTCTCTCTCGAGGGCTTGGCATCGATGCTCTCGGCGTACCGCTACTCATTAAAGGAGCGAAAAAATGCAGTCCGCTCATTTATGATCTCGTTGAGCATACGAAAAAACAAGCCAACCAAACGACTGAAAAAGTGCTTCTACTCGACAAT
- a CDS encoding siderophore ABC transporter substrate-binding protein — protein MRKWILILTLSALAMIVAACGTNNSAATETNAEATVSSETEEVMVKHELGETTVQKNPEKVVVFDFGTLDTLDKLGVEVAGVPQANIPSYLSKYEADTYENAGGLKEPDFEQIAEMNPGLIIISGRQSDAYEELSKIAPTVYMGVDTTEYMSSFKENVTTLGELFGKEKEAEEELAKIDQEIKAVQDLTTEMDGKGLITLVTGGKVSAYGAGSRFGLIHDVLGVPESDGNLEASTHGKSISFEYIAEKNPAYLFVVDRDAVVDGGETSAKEVIENELVKNTDAYKNDNIVYLDPNYWYLSGGGLQSVTEMISEIKKGIK, from the coding sequence ATGAGAAAGTGGATTTTAATTTTAACGCTATCAGCGTTAGCAATGATTGTAGCAGCGTGTGGTACGAATAACTCAGCAGCAACAGAAACGAATGCTGAAGCGACAGTATCTTCTGAAACAGAAGAAGTGATGGTGAAGCACGAGCTCGGAGAAACAACGGTTCAAAAAAATCCCGAGAAGGTCGTAGTCTTTGATTTTGGTACATTAGATACACTGGATAAATTAGGTGTTGAAGTTGCAGGAGTACCTCAAGCGAATATCCCGTCATACCTTTCCAAATATGAAGCAGATACATATGAGAATGCTGGCGGTTTAAAAGAGCCAGATTTTGAACAAATCGCAGAAATGAACCCGGGGTTAATTATTATTTCTGGCAGACAATCAGATGCCTATGAGGAATTAAGTAAGATTGCCCCAACGGTTTATATGGGCGTTGATACAACGGAGTATATGTCTTCGTTCAAAGAGAATGTGACGACTCTCGGTGAGCTTTTTGGTAAAGAAAAAGAAGCAGAGGAAGAGCTAGCGAAGATTGATCAAGAAATCAAAGCGGTTCAAGATCTAACTACTGAAATGGATGGTAAAGGATTAATTACACTTGTAACAGGTGGTAAGGTAAGTGCTTACGGAGCTGGCTCACGTTTCGGACTGATTCATGATGTTTTAGGAGTACCTGAATCAGACGGGAATTTAGAGGCATCCACACATGGAAAAAGTATTTCATTTGAATATATTGCAGAAAAGAATCCAGCATACCTCTTTGTAGTCGATCGTGATGCGGTTGTCGATGGAGGAGAAACTTCTGCGAAAGAAGTAATTGAAAATGAACTCGTGAAAAATACAGATGCTTATAAGAATGATAACATTGTCTATTTAGATCCGAACTACTGGTATTTATCTGGCGGGGGACTTCAATCCGTTACAGAAATGATTAGCGAAATCAAAAAAGGAATTAAATAA
- a CDS encoding MDR family MFS transporter, with translation MTTKPYNKVLISALLLAGAFITILNQTLMITAIPPIMEEMNITANTAQWLTTVFMLVNGIMIPISAFLLERFTTRQLFISAMSIFAVGTVVGGFAPNFGVLLIGRVIQSAGAGVMLPLMQTVFLMIFPVNKRGAAMGYIGLVISFAPAIGPALSGWITASYSWRLLFWAMLPLAIMIIAVAHFVMKNVTELTFPKVDPISIILSSIGFGGLLYAFTSAGNIGWSSMRTIVVLIVGIVTLTVFILRQLRLSQPMLEFRVFKDKTFTITTIIGMMMFLGLIGSETLIPLYMQNMRDFTAFESGLVLLPGAVITAFMSPITGRIFDKIGARLLAIVGLTIVTGATLGFSFLDTSTTITFLTVMYAIRMFGLSMVMMPVTTAGLNQMPKHLIPHGAAMNNTMRQIAASVGTAILVTVMTTTAQTAQKQPSIARPDIHGVNMAFLVILVLSIFALGLSFFVKKNAPEQEYKKTNEAPIRNNRNEPKSVNA, from the coding sequence GTGACCACCAAACCTTATAATAAAGTGTTAATTTCAGCCCTTCTACTGGCTGGAGCGTTTATTACAATTTTAAACCAGACCCTTATGATTACTGCGATACCACCGATCATGGAGGAAATGAACATTACAGCGAACACAGCACAATGGCTGACAACCGTCTTTATGCTTGTAAACGGAATTATGATTCCGATCAGCGCTTTTCTTCTTGAGCGATTTACAACGCGACAACTATTTATTTCCGCGATGAGTATTTTTGCCGTCGGAACAGTTGTTGGCGGTTTTGCCCCGAACTTTGGCGTATTGTTAATTGGCCGTGTCATTCAATCCGCCGGGGCTGGCGTGATGCTTCCACTTATGCAAACCGTGTTTCTTATGATTTTTCCAGTGAATAAACGCGGTGCTGCCATGGGCTATATTGGACTCGTCATTTCCTTTGCACCCGCTATTGGTCCGGCCTTATCGGGTTGGATTACAGCAAGCTATTCGTGGCGCCTACTATTCTGGGCGATGTTACCACTCGCTATTATGATTATTGCAGTTGCTCATTTCGTTATGAAAAATGTAACAGAGCTCACGTTTCCAAAAGTTGATCCGATCTCAATTATTCTTTCATCAATCGGATTCGGAGGATTACTTTATGCGTTCACGAGTGCAGGAAACATTGGCTGGAGCAGCATGAGAACCATCGTTGTTCTTATCGTTGGTATCGTGACGCTAACAGTTTTCATTTTAAGACAGCTCCGCCTTTCACAGCCGATGCTTGAGTTTCGAGTGTTTAAAGATAAGACTTTCACGATTACGACCATTATCGGGATGATGATGTTTCTTGGATTAATCGGGTCCGAAACGCTGATCCCACTTTATATGCAAAATATGAGAGACTTCACCGCATTTGAGTCCGGACTTGTTCTACTCCCAGGGGCGGTTATTACAGCCTTTATGTCGCCGATTACAGGACGGATCTTTGATAAAATCGGTGCGCGCCTCCTGGCAATTGTTGGCTTAACAATTGTAACCGGCGCAACGCTCGGGTTCTCATTTCTAGACACATCGACAACTATTACATTCTTAACGGTGATGTATGCGATTCGTATGTTTGGTTTATCGATGGTGATGATGCCGGTCACAACGGCTGGTTTGAATCAAATGCCGAAGCACCTTATTCCGCACGGAGCAGCCATGAACAATACGATGCGACAGATCGCTGCATCAGTCGGCACAGCGATCCTTGTGACAGTTATGACGACTACAGCTCAAACAGCTCAGAAACAGCCGTCTATCGCCCGACCAGATATTCATGGCGTAAATATGGCCTTCCTCGTCATTCTCGTTCTGTCCATTTTCGCTCTTGGGCTTTCGTTCTTTGTAAAAAAGAACGCACCTGAACAAGAATACAAGAAAACAAATGAAGCGCCGATTCGAAACAATCGCAATGAACCTAAGTCAGTTAATGCGTAA
- a CDS encoding MDR family MFS transporter, with product MRFRDFHKNIKIRLIENFISRFIGSMIFPFMSIYLAVHFGAKVAGLLLLVNVFIGIGINFLGGYFADQFGRKKVMLFAETLRFLAFLTMMICNSPWFESAAITFAMMTVNSICWGLAGPANQAMLIDVSTPPQRKLMYSISYWANNLSIAVGGILGAFLFKDYLFELFLSLSLAAAVTAFLVAFFIDESHKPVVEELKPAQHVMQLLSTYKRVFQDRLFVLFTIAGVLILSMEFQLTNYIGIRLSEEMPTQQFLLWEFDGVQTMGFLRSENTIMVVILMLFVTRIPHSLKDKSVLVWSCFFFTIGYGVLAYSNSLRLLFLMMAVLTIGEVFRVPVEQSYMAAIPPDDARSSYMAFGGLKFNLSMLVASVTVSLGAVFSSMLMAIVITSIGLIGTLIFFMISPELDARKQQAELRQAG from the coding sequence ATGAGATTCAGAGACTTTCACAAAAACATTAAAATACGTCTAATTGAAAACTTTATAAGTCGCTTTATCGGAAGTATGATTTTTCCGTTTATGTCAATTTACTTAGCGGTCCATTTTGGAGCCAAGGTCGCAGGGCTTCTTTTGTTAGTGAATGTGTTTATCGGGATCGGCATTAACTTTCTTGGCGGTTATTTCGCAGACCAATTTGGTCGAAAGAAAGTGATGCTGTTTGCGGAAACGCTTCGTTTTCTCGCTTTTTTAACAATGATGATCTGCAATTCACCGTGGTTTGAATCAGCAGCCATCACATTTGCGATGATGACTGTGAATAGTATTTGTTGGGGACTCGCAGGCCCAGCGAACCAGGCGATGCTGATCGATGTAAGTACCCCGCCGCAGCGGAAGCTGATGTATTCCATTTCGTATTGGGCAAATAACCTCTCCATCGCCGTAGGGGGAATACTTGGCGCTTTCCTATTTAAAGACTACTTGTTTGAACTTTTTCTATCTCTTAGTCTTGCAGCGGCAGTTACAGCATTCTTAGTTGCCTTCTTCATTGATGAAAGTCATAAACCAGTTGTGGAAGAGCTGAAACCTGCTCAACATGTCATGCAATTATTATCCACTTATAAAAGAGTGTTTCAGGATCGGTTGTTTGTGCTCTTTACGATCGCGGGCGTTCTTATTCTTTCCATGGAATTTCAGCTAACAAACTACATAGGCATTCGCCTAAGTGAGGAAATGCCAACTCAGCAATTTCTTCTTTGGGAGTTCGATGGTGTTCAAACGATGGGGTTTTTAAGAAGTGAGAACACAATTATGGTTGTTATTCTGATGCTGTTTGTTACTAGAATTCCGCATTCATTAAAAGATAAATCGGTCCTTGTTTGGAGTTGTTTCTTCTTTACAATCGGATACGGTGTTTTAGCGTATTCCAATAGCTTAAGGCTTCTTTTTCTAATGATGGCGGTACTAACAATTGGAGAAGTTTTCCGCGTCCCTGTTGAACAATCGTATATGGCAGCCATTCCACCGGACGATGCAAGGAGTTCCTACATGGCGTTTGGAGGATTAAAGTTCAACCTTTCGATGCTCGTTGCATCCGTAACGGTTTCGCTTGGTGCGGTTTTTTCTTCGATGTTGATGGCGATCGTGATTACGAGTATTGGTTTAATTGGCACGCTCATCTTTTTCATGATTTCTCCTGAATTAGATGCAAGAAAGCAGCAGGCGGAATTAAGACAAGCGGGATAA
- a CDS encoding esterase/lipase family protein, with protein MKKWLVSLLVVTFLLAPPFAQDAQAGIIGKGDATGTPGEWYIGDEPTSVKSGSLPLVFVHGLNSSSKTWIDQNDMDELTYSKNYQTAYIDLYPTRNMWDNGQLLASKLKEMNAYFGKKVILVTHSKGGVDAQAAIIHANAEQYVDKVITLSTPHQGSQLADLAHSSWAGWLAAIIGNRNDATYSLQTGYMSYFRSVTDSKPNISATPYYTFGGTSWGSFGGALYWGGLYLRPYGPNDGAVTVTSSRLPYGNEVRVGNWDHSSIRTGSATLNLFEPYLTQSLPAFAPLTSINETSASEEASVLIRGGEFNGTKVEKVQIEPNTKSIAIDWMSQNKDSVITLQGPDQKTYAVTNTSQDDGMFEGAFHHQMKVNNPTAGTWKLKVKQPKKESYLMQVAYESELNEDLQIEMNNAKEVKLQVDKTKIDQKSIEGSIVIQYSKNGKMKQKKVSQEKLNAQKSFPIKNAGEGVYHIMLDVNGDTEKGASLERTILHTVYIDADGKVYHP; from the coding sequence ATGAAGAAATGGTTGGTGTCGCTATTGGTGGTGACGTTCTTACTTGCTCCCCCCTTCGCCCAGGATGCACAAGCCGGTATTATCGGGAAAGGTGATGCAACCGGAACACCCGGCGAATGGTACATTGGAGATGAACCCACGTCGGTTAAGTCTGGCTCCCTTCCACTCGTATTTGTACATGGTCTAAACAGCTCCTCAAAGACATGGATTGACCAAAATGACATGGACGAACTTACATACAGCAAGAACTACCAAACGGCTTACATTGATTTATATCCGACAAGAAACATGTGGGATAACGGACAGCTGCTTGCTAGCAAACTGAAAGAAATGAACGCTTATTTTGGAAAGAAAGTCATTCTTGTGACGCACAGTAAAGGCGGTGTTGATGCCCAGGCTGCCATCATTCATGCAAATGCCGAGCAGTATGTTGATAAAGTCATCACACTCTCCACGCCTCATCAAGGATCACAGCTAGCTGATCTCGCCCACAGCAGCTGGGCCGGGTGGTTAGCTGCCATCATTGGAAATCGAAATGACGCCACTTATTCACTTCAGACTGGCTACATGAGCTATTTCCGCTCCGTAACTGATTCGAAACCGAATATATCTGCTACCCCTTACTATACATTTGGAGGAACGAGTTGGGGTAGCTTTGGCGGCGCGCTCTACTGGGGTGGATTGTATTTGAGGCCGTATGGTCCCAACGACGGGGCTGTTACCGTTACTAGCTCCAGACTCCCCTATGGAAATGAGGTTCGCGTTGGAAATTGGGATCACTCTTCCATTCGAACAGGAAGCGCTACGCTTAATTTATTTGAACCTTACTTAACGCAGTCACTCCCTGCCTTTGCTCCGCTCACTTCTATCAATGAAACGTCTGCTTCTGAGGAAGCCAGTGTTCTCATTAGGGGTGGTGAATTTAACGGGACAAAAGTAGAAAAGGTACAGATCGAACCAAACACAAAAAGCATCGCAATTGATTGGATGAGTCAAAACAAAGATTCAGTAATTACCCTTCAAGGACCTGATCAAAAAACGTATGCGGTAACAAACACATCTCAAGATGACGGCATGTTTGAAGGAGCGTTTCATCATCAAATGAAAGTGAACAACCCGACGGCAGGTACATGGAAACTAAAGGTGAAACAGCCCAAGAAAGAAAGTTATTTAATGCAGGTCGCTTATGAAAGTGAGCTAAACGAGGACCTTCAGATAGAAATGAATAACGCGAAAGAAGTGAAGCTTCAAGTAGACAAAACAAAGATTGATCAGAAATCCATTGAAGGTTCGATCGTGATTCAATATAGTAAAAACGGAAAAATGAAGCAAAAGAAAGTCTCACAGGAGAAATTGAATGCTCAAAAATCCTTCCCTATTAAAAATGCAGGAGAAGGCGTTTATCATATCATGCTCGATGTAAATGGCGATACCGAAAAAGGAGCGTCATTAGAGCGAACGATTCTTCACACGGTTTACATTGATGCAGACGGAAAGGTGTATCACCCTTAA